One window from the genome of Candidatus Synechococcus calcipolaris G9 encodes:
- a CDS encoding phycobilisome rod-core linker polypeptide, whose product MVVKASGGSSVARPQLYQTVPVSTIIQAEQQDRFLNRGELDELAVYLRSGNKRIEIATTLTRNAEIIVSRAANTIFVGGSPMAFLSRPVSEDAPQFTKGTTGQAIDMKEAMALGTATYVDTRGGFLEGLRSVFSAGGGGATPSGFKPINIARYGPVRMQKSLRDLDWFLRYTTYAIVAGDPSIIAVNTRGLREVIEAACSIDATIAALQEMKRAALSYVQGDKEATAIVDQYFGILLNEFIAPAPSDKLRQRSSSDLQGLQLPQIYFNAAERRPKFVMKPGLSSSEKNEVIKAAYRQIFERDISRAYSLGISDLESKVKDGSISMKEFVRRLAKSPLYRKNFFDPYINSRALELAFRHILGRGPSSREEVQTYFSVVSTGGLAALVDALVDSQEYSDYFGEETVPYLRGLGQEAQECRNWGAQQDLLKYSAPFRKVPQFITTFAAQDQPLPDQHPYGSGNDPLEIQFGAIFPKETKSPSARPQPFSKDTRRILINNGPGINNQLSNPSSRGVAPGSLGPKVFKLDQLPSMNARIGKRTIATGTTSVKFSESATQSVIRAAYLQVFGRAVYEGQRQKVAEIKLENGEITVREFVRILAKSNLFRSLYWTPLYVTKAVEYIHRRLLGRPTYGRQEINKYFDIASKKGLYGLVDAILDSPEYSETFNEDTVPYERYLTPQGLALRSLRTGSIGDTGTKAETGGTPLFVALGTVDEMRTEPAIAFRANQGVSKQRQQTKVFKLTQLNDKANLQQVVQAAYRQVFERDIAPYVIRNEFSDLESKLGNGEISVKEFVEALGFSALYQKEFYTPYPNTKVIELGTKHFLGRAPLNQAEIRKYNQILATQGLKAFINALVTSAEYGEVFGEDTVPYRRFPTLPAANFPNTEKLYNQLTKQSEAIVVPSFSPVKPTMDSSKLPLMSQAMADQAAQARQMDPSKPRFVELGRSFQNGDGQSVEVGVGTSRRRPSRIYRMTVGTPGPEAELVINAIYCQVMDVFSGKVPSQFRRSDLESRLRNGEISVREFVRTLASSDIYRNRFYTPYPNTKVIEFLFRHLLGRAPATQAEIRQYNKLLADQGLKAAVEAIIDSGEYARYFGEDVVPYKRFPTLPAGNYLGSVKADADLVKQSWSGLSPSLVGSQTTGRA is encoded by the coding sequence ATGGTGGTCAAAGCAAGTGGTGGAAGCTCGGTTGCCCGTCCGCAACTTTATCAAACCGTCCCCGTTTCAACAATTATCCAGGCCGAACAACAGGATCGGTTTCTCAATCGAGGTGAACTCGATGAACTAGCTGTATATCTTCGTTCTGGCAACAAACGTATCGAGATTGCCACGACCCTGACCCGTAACGCAGAAATCATTGTCTCGCGGGCCGCTAACACCATTTTTGTGGGTGGCTCTCCCATGGCCTTTTTATCTCGCCCTGTCAGCGAGGATGCCCCCCAATTTACCAAGGGAACCACGGGCCAGGCCATTGACATGAAGGAAGCCATGGCCCTAGGAACGGCTACTTACGTGGATACGCGAGGTGGTTTCCTAGAAGGTCTTCGCTCCGTGTTTAGCGCAGGGGGCGGTGGGGCAACACCCTCAGGCTTTAAGCCCATCAATATTGCCCGCTACGGCCCGGTGCGGATGCAAAAATCCCTGCGGGACTTAGATTGGTTTCTCCGCTACACCACCTACGCCATTGTTGCTGGGGATCCCAGTATCATCGCCGTAAATACCCGTGGTCTGCGGGAGGTGATTGAAGCGGCCTGCTCTATTGATGCAACCATTGCGGCCCTCCAGGAAATGAAGCGGGCGGCCCTGAGCTATGTCCAAGGGGATAAGGAAGCCACAGCCATTGTGGATCAATACTTTGGTATTCTCCTCAATGAGTTCATTGCCCCCGCTCCCTCCGATAAATTACGTCAACGGAGTTCCAGCGATTTACAAGGGCTGCAACTGCCCCAAATTTACTTTAATGCCGCCGAGCGTCGTCCCAAATTTGTGATGAAGCCAGGCCTTTCCAGTTCCGAGAAAAATGAGGTCATTAAAGCCGCCTATCGGCAAATTTTTGAGCGGGACATCAGCCGTGCCTATAGCCTGGGTATTTCCGATCTGGAATCCAAGGTTAAGGATGGCAGTATTTCCATGAAGGAATTTGTCCGCCGTCTCGCCAAGTCCCCCCTCTATCGCAAAAACTTTTTTGATCCCTATATTAATAGCCGCGCCCTAGAATTAGCCTTCCGGCATATCTTGGGTCGGGGGCCCTCTAGCCGCGAAGAAGTGCAAACCTACTTTTCCGTTGTTTCTACGGGCGGTTTGGCGGCCCTAGTGGATGCCCTAGTGGATTCCCAGGAGTACAGCGATTACTTTGGCGAAGAGACGGTTCCCTACCTACGGGGTCTGGGTCAAGAAGCTCAGGAATGTCGCAACTGGGGAGCGCAGCAGGATCTCCTCAAGTACAGTGCCCCATTCCGGAAAGTTCCTCAATTTATTACCACCTTTGCCGCCCAGGATCAGCCCTTACCGGATCAGCATCCCTACGGATCTGGGAACGATCCCCTGGAAATTCAATTTGGAGCAATCTTCCCGAAAGAGACCAAATCCCCCTCGGCCCGGCCCCAACCCTTTAGCAAAGATACCCGCCGAATTCTCATCAACAATGGGCCAGGGATTAATAATCAACTCAGTAATCCGAGTTCCCGTGGGGTTGCCCCCGGTTCCTTAGGGCCGAAGGTGTTCAAGCTGGATCAGTTACCCAGTATGAATGCCCGCATTGGTAAGCGTACTATTGCCACAGGCACCACTAGTGTCAAGTTCTCGGAGAGCGCAACCCAGAGCGTGATTCGGGCTGCCTATCTTCAAGTCTTTGGTCGGGCTGTTTACGAAGGCCAACGCCAGAAAGTGGCTGAGATCAAGCTGGAAAATGGCGAGATCACGGTACGGGAGTTTGTCCGGATTTTGGCGAAATCCAACCTGTTCCGCAGCCTGTACTGGACACCTCTCTATGTAACCAAGGCGGTTGAATATATCCACCGGCGGCTTTTGGGTCGTCCCACCTACGGTCGTCAAGAAATCAATAAGTATTTCGACATTGCCTCGAAAAAAGGTCTGTATGGCCTGGTGGATGCCATTCTCGACAGCCCCGAATACAGCGAAACCTTCAATGAAGACACGGTTCCCTATGAACGGTATCTCACCCCCCAAGGTTTAGCACTGCGGTCTCTGCGCACTGGCAGTATTGGCGATACGGGTACAAAAGCAGAAACTGGTGGTACGCCCCTATTTGTGGCCCTGGGTACAGTGGATGAAATGCGGACGGAACCGGCGATCGCCTTCCGCGCCAATCAAGGGGTCTCTAAACAGCGGCAGCAAACTAAGGTCTTCAAGCTAACTCAGTTGAATGATAAGGCGAACCTACAACAGGTTGTTCAGGCGGCCTATCGTCAAGTGTTTGAGCGGGACATTGCCCCCTACGTGATCCGGAACGAGTTCTCCGATCTGGAATCCAAACTGGGTAATGGTGAGATTTCGGTGAAGGAATTTGTGGAAGCCCTGGGTTTCTCTGCCCTTTACCAGAAAGAGTTTTATACGCCCTATCCCAATACCAAGGTCATTGAGCTAGGAACGAAGCATTTCTTGGGGCGGGCACCCCTGAACCAAGCGGAAATCCGTAAATACAACCAAATTCTGGCTACTCAAGGTCTGAAGGCATTTATTAATGCCCTGGTGACCAGTGCCGAATATGGGGAAGTCTTTGGTGAAGATACAGTTCCCTATCGTCGCTTCCCCACCTTACCTGCGGCTAACTTCCCGAATACCGAGAAGCTCTATAACCAGTTGACGAAGCAAAGCGAAGCGATTGTGGTTCCTAGCTTTAGCCCCGTCAAGCCCACGATGGATAGCAGTAAGCTTCCCTTGATGAGTCAAGCCATGGCGGATCAAGCGGCTCAGGCACGGCAGATGGATCCCAGCAAACCCCGTTTTGTGGAGTTGGGTCGTTCCTTCCAAAATGGCGATGGTCAATCGGTAGAAGTGGGTGTGGGAACCAGTCGTCGTCGCCCGTCTCGGATTTATCGCATGACTGTGGGAACTCCTGGCCCGGAAGCTGAATTGGTGATCAATGCCATTTATTGCCAGGTGATGGATGTCTTTAGCGGCAAGGTACCATCCCAGTTCCGGCGCAGTGACCTGGAAAGCCGTTTACGGAATGGTGAAATCTCGGTGCGGGAGTTTGTGCGTACCCTAGCTAGTTCGGATATTTACCGGAATCGCTTCTATACGCCTTATCCCAATACCAAGGTGATTGAGTTCCTCTTCCGTCATTTGTTGGGTCGTGCCCCGGCTACCCAGGCTGAAATTCGTCAATACAATAAACTGTTGGCGGATCAGGGTCTCAAGGCTGCGGTGGAAGCCATTATCGATAGTGGTGAATATGCCCGTTACTTTGGTGAGGATGTGGTGCCCTATAAACGCTTCCCAACGTTGCCTGCGGGGAACTATCTCGGTAGTGTGAAAGCCGATGCGGATCTGGTGAAACAATCCTGGTCGGGGCTATCTCCCTCCTTGGTTGGAAGTCAGACCACTGGGCGTGCCTAG
- a CDS encoding 4a-hydroxytetrahydrobiopterin dehydratase, producing the protein MAALLTDRQIEEQLLQLPGWARTGNEIEQVFTFADFLGAIAFVNRLVEPAETAGHHPDISISWNKVTIRLSTHDAGGLTEKDFSLAQQITDLA; encoded by the coding sequence ATGGCAGCATTATTAACGGATCGCCAAATTGAAGAGCAACTACTCCAACTGCCGGGTTGGGCCCGCACCGGTAACGAGATTGAACAGGTGTTCACATTTGCGGACTTTTTGGGGGCGATCGCCTTTGTGAATCGTCTAGTGGAACCGGCGGAAACCGCTGGCCATCACCCAGATATTAGTATCTCATGGAATAAAGTAACGATTCGTCTCTCCACCCATGATGCGGGGGGATTAACGGAAAAAGATTTTTCTCTGGCTCAACAGATTACTGACCTTGCTTAA
- a CDS encoding cofactor assembly of complex C subunit B, translating to MDPSFVFSSTVFLTLLLGIGLFFFVRASTKERIEVRQFVIDEKAEVLLPRIQSYFRDRAYQVISVNPDNQRVTLEGMVAASLFLAVLLTLLAIAGLACLALVFAFLWPNTGPFWFLLVAIAPVAPWFYWQGAQRKEQVILEVAVDSPSNATILKVTGHRDELLSLAKTLEPEG from the coding sequence ATGGATCCATCCTTTGTCTTTTCCTCAACGGTCTTTTTAACCCTGCTATTGGGCATCGGTTTATTTTTCTTTGTGCGTGCCTCGACGAAGGAGCGCATTGAGGTACGACAATTTGTGATAGATGAAAAGGCTGAGGTGCTTTTACCCCGGATTCAGTCCTATTTCCGCGATCGCGCCTATCAGGTCATTTCCGTAAATCCAGACAACCAACGGGTCACCCTAGAAGGGATGGTGGCCGCCAGTCTATTTTTAGCGGTTCTTTTAACCCTTTTGGCGATCGCTGGTTTAGCCTGTTTAGCCTTGGTGTTCGCGTTTCTTTGGCCCAATACCGGCCCATTTTGGTTTTTACTGGTGGCGATCGCCCCGGTTGCGCCTTGGTTTTATTGGCAGGGGGCCCAGCGAAAAGAGCAGGTCATTCTAGAGGTGGCGGTAGACTCCCCCAGCAATGCCACGATCCTCAAGGTAACCGGCCATCGGGACGAACTCCTGTCCTTGGCCAAAACCTTGGAACCGGAAGGCTAA
- a CDS encoding glycosyl hydrolase family 57 codes for MWSDRPSSAIGLPVISGWEAELQELYRSTPPSSFSSDINPTHVTGTFACALHMHQPTIPAAEGLISNLQHMLNHPQEGDNHNAETFLWCYRRMGEWIPELVAQGCQPRIMLDYSGNLLWGLEQMGQTTALDALKRLACDRQYALNVEWLGTMWSHAVVPSTPIADIKLQVQAWQHQFVALFGPEALQRVKGFSLPEMHLPNHPDTLYHFLDVLLSCGYEWLLVQEHSVERLDGSPLHQADKYVPNALVARNSQGQTLQMPVLIKTQGSDTKLVAQMQPYHEAQYLGQQPWLSAIHPPCVSQIADGENGGVMMNEYARDFHPVWHQIKDNGRSHPGVVGLNGTEYLNLIRHQGFTVQDFPQCQAVQQHKIWQRVDLEKPSSTAVEAAIQQLKDTDPHFSLDGASWTNHLSWVQGYENVLGPMEDLSKRFHHVYDPLVAANPQVTQRSDYQEALLYTLLLQTSCFRYWGQGTWTDYAQQLYDRGLAALNPAET; via the coding sequence CTGTGGAGCGATCGCCCTAGCTCTGCCATAGGTTTACCCGTCATTTCAGGTTGGGAAGCTGAACTCCAGGAACTTTATCGATCCACTCCACCATCATCCTTTAGCAGTGATATTAATCCGACCCATGTCACTGGGACCTTTGCCTGCGCCCTGCATATGCATCAACCGACCATTCCGGCGGCAGAGGGCCTGATCAGTAATCTTCAGCACATGCTTAACCATCCCCAAGAGGGGGACAATCATAACGCTGAAACCTTTCTCTGGTGCTATCGCCGCATGGGAGAATGGATACCGGAATTAGTGGCCCAGGGCTGTCAACCGCGAATTATGCTGGATTACTCCGGTAATTTACTGTGGGGACTGGAACAAATGGGGCAAACCACGGCCCTAGATGCCCTCAAGCGTCTTGCCTGCGATCGCCAGTATGCCCTCAATGTGGAATGGCTAGGGACGATGTGGAGTCATGCGGTGGTTCCCTCCACCCCCATTGCCGATATTAAGTTACAAGTCCAGGCGTGGCAGCATCAATTTGTGGCTCTTTTTGGCCCAGAAGCCTTGCAACGGGTGAAGGGATTTTCCCTGCCGGAGATGCATTTACCCAACCACCCAGATACCCTGTACCATTTTTTAGATGTTTTACTCTCCTGTGGCTACGAGTGGTTACTCGTTCAAGAACATTCTGTAGAACGTCTGGATGGTTCCCCTCTACATCAAGCAGATAAGTACGTGCCCAATGCCCTAGTGGCCCGCAATTCCCAGGGGCAGACGTTGCAAATGCCAGTTTTGATCAAAACCCAGGGTTCGGACACCAAATTGGTGGCCCAGATGCAACCCTACCATGAAGCCCAATACCTCGGTCAACAGCCTTGGCTGAGTGCCATCCACCCCCCCTGTGTCAGCCAGATTGCCGATGGCGAAAATGGCGGTGTCATGATGAATGAGTATGCCCGAGACTTTCATCCGGTTTGGCATCAAATTAAGGACAATGGGCGATCGCACCCTGGGGTGGTTGGTCTCAATGGCACCGAATACCTTAACCTGATTCGTCACCAGGGCTTTACGGTTCAGGATTTTCCCCAGTGTCAAGCCGTCCAACAGCACAAAATTTGGCAACGTGTTGACCTCGAAAAACCTAGCAGCACAGCCGTTGAAGCAGCGATTCAGCAATTAAAGGACACCGACCCCCATTTTTCCTTGGATGGGGCATCCTGGACAAACCACTTGAGTTGGGTGCAGGGCTACGAAAATGTTTTAGGGCCCATGGAAGACCTGAGTAAGCGATTTCACCACGTCTATGATCCCCTTGTGGCCGCTAATCCCCAGGTGACTCAGCGGAGCGATTATCAAGAAGCCTTACTCTATACCCTACTACTGCAAACCAGTTGCTTCCGCTACTGGGGCCAGGGCACATGGACGGACTATGCCCAGCAACTTTACGATCGCGGTCTCGCGGCCTTAAATCCTGCAGAAACCTAA
- the thrC gene encoding threonine synthase, which translates to MTATATAATTSAHFTHLKCKECGAEYEPQAIHVCEYCFGPLEVRYDISQLANTVTRQTIEAGPHSIWRYRPFLPVTSDNPIDVGTGMTPLVKANRLARRLGLKNLYIKNDAVNMPTLSFKDRVVSVALTRARELGFTTVSCASTGNLANSTAAIAAHAGLDCCVFIPADLEAGKVLGTLIYAPTVMAVQGNYDQVNRLCSEVANTHGWGFVNINLRPYYSEGSKTLGYEVIEQLGWELPDHVVAPLASGSLYTKIYKGFREFVEVGLVEDKAVRFSGAQAEGCSPIAQAFRENRDFVTPVKPNTIAKSIAIGNPADGVYALDIARKTQGQIESVTDAEIVAGIKLLAETEGIFTETAGGTTIAVLEKLVAAGKIDPEEKTVVYITGNGLKTQEAIQGCIGEPLTIEPKLASFERALERSRTLERLEWEPVLV; encoded by the coding sequence ATGACCGCAACTGCTACCGCTGCTACGACTTCTGCCCATTTCACCCACCTCAAGTGCAAGGAATGCGGGGCCGAATACGAACCCCAAGCGATTCATGTGTGTGAATATTGCTTTGGTCCCCTAGAAGTGCGCTACGACATTAGCCAGTTAGCCAATACGGTGACGCGCCAGACCATTGAAGCGGGGCCCCATTCCATTTGGCGGTATCGTCCCTTTTTGCCGGTCACCTCGGACAATCCCATTGACGTGGGTACGGGCATGACTCCCCTGGTGAAGGCGAATCGGTTGGCACGGCGGTTAGGCCTAAAAAATCTCTACATTAAAAATGATGCGGTGAATATGCCCACCCTCAGTTTTAAGGATCGGGTGGTCTCCGTTGCCCTGACCCGGGCCCGGGAATTGGGCTTTACGACGGTGTCCTGTGCCAGTACCGGAAATTTGGCGAACTCTACAGCCGCGATCGCTGCCCATGCCGGCCTCGATTGTTGTGTATTTATTCCCGCCGACTTAGAAGCAGGCAAGGTGCTAGGAACCTTAATTTACGCCCCCACAGTGATGGCGGTACAGGGCAACTATGATCAAGTGAATCGCCTCTGCTCAGAAGTGGCCAATACTCATGGCTGGGGCTTTGTAAATATTAATTTGCGTCCCTACTACTCCGAAGGTTCCAAGACCCTGGGCTATGAAGTGATTGAACAGTTGGGGTGGGAACTGCCGGATCATGTGGTGGCTCCCCTGGCCTCCGGTTCCCTCTATACCAAAATCTATAAGGGCTTCCGGGAATTTGTGGAAGTGGGTCTAGTGGAGGATAAGGCAGTTCGCTTCAGTGGGGCCCAAGCCGAGGGATGCTCCCCCATTGCCCAAGCCTTTCGGGAAAACCGGGATTTTGTCACCCCAGTGAAACCCAATACCATTGCTAAGTCCATTGCGATCGGGAATCCTGCCGATGGTGTCTATGCCCTAGATATTGCCCGGAAAACCCAGGGGCAAATTGAGTCAGTCACCGATGCCGAAATCGTGGCGGGTATTAAACTGCTGGCAGAGACCGAGGGCATCTTTACGGAAACCGCCGGGGGCACGACCATTGCCGTTCTTGAAAAACTGGTGGCTGCTGGAAAAATCGACCCGGAGGAAAAAACCGTGGTCTACATTACCGGCAATGGCTTGAAAACCCAGGAAGCGATCCAGGGCTGTATTGGTGAACCCCTCACCATTGAACCCAAATTGGCCAGTTTTGAGCGGGCCCTGGAGCGGTCGCGTACCCTAGAACGGTTGGAATGGGAGCCAGTGCTAGTGTAA
- a CDS encoding MoaD/ThiS family protein has protein sequence MAVKVLIPTPLQKLTRDQATLECQAGSITELLDSLEQDCPGIKGRLCDESGQLRRFVNFYVNNEDIRFLDGPETPLSDGDEVSIIPAIAGG, from the coding sequence ATGGCTGTTAAAGTTTTAATTCCTACCCCGCTACAAAAACTCACCCGCGATCAGGCGACCTTGGAATGCCAAGCGGGTTCAATTACGGAGCTACTGGATAGTCTGGAACAGGATTGTCCCGGCATTAAGGGACGACTCTGTGATGAATCGGGTCAATTACGGCGATTTGTGAATTTCTACGTCAATAACGAAGACATTCGCTTTTTAGATGGCCCGGAAACGCCCTTGAGCGATGGTGATGAGGTGAGTATTATTCCCGCGATCGCCGGGGGTTAA
- a CDS encoding NupC/NupG family nucleoside CNT transporter — MERLISLLGLFVFIGIAYALSVKRAAINWRTLLWGVALQISIGVIILRLPIGYQFFQALGNGIGYFLNFSDVGAEFVFGPDFADHFIAFKVMPTIIFFSSFITILYHYGILQRVVQWLSVAMVKTMKTSGSESLVCAANVFVGPAEAPLLVKPYVKDMTLSELHAIMTCGFATIAGGVMAAYISLGIPAEHLIAASVMSAPAALGISKVMYPETDTPLTLGDHGDTQVQRTSINVIDAATIGALDGMKLALNIVALLIAFTALVAAINGLLQVLGGWINFPQLSLEWIFSFVFAPIAWLMGVPWQDVGQVGILLGKKTVLNEFFAYLDLSALMNNAAEIAAGEVEAGTVPVISQRSQILATYALCGFSSLTAIGIQIGGIGAIAPSRQHDLARLGLRAMIGGSLACFMTASIAGVLL, encoded by the coding sequence ATGGAACGACTCATTTCCTTGTTGGGGTTGTTCGTCTTTATTGGGATTGCCTATGCGCTCTCGGTGAAACGGGCGGCAATTAATTGGCGAACTCTCCTGTGGGGGGTTGCTCTGCAAATTTCCATCGGCGTTATTATTCTCCGCTTGCCCATTGGCTATCAATTTTTCCAGGCCTTGGGGAATGGCATCGGTTACTTTCTTAATTTTTCCGATGTCGGAGCCGAATTTGTGTTTGGCCCGGATTTTGCCGATCACTTCATTGCCTTTAAGGTGATGCCGACGATTATATTTTTCTCGTCATTTATTACCATCCTTTACCATTACGGTATTTTGCAGCGGGTGGTGCAGTGGCTATCCGTCGCGATGGTCAAAACCATGAAAACCTCCGGCAGTGAGTCCCTAGTCTGTGCGGCGAATGTCTTTGTCGGCCCGGCGGAAGCACCGCTGCTTGTCAAACCCTACGTCAAGGATATGACCCTTTCGGAACTGCACGCGATTATGACCTGTGGATTTGCGACGATCGCCGGCGGAGTCATGGCTGCCTATATTTCCCTGGGCATTCCCGCCGAGCATTTAATTGCTGCCTCCGTCATGTCGGCTCCGGCGGCCCTGGGGATTTCTAAGGTGATGTATCCAGAAACCGATACGCCGCTTACCCTGGGGGATCATGGGGATACCCAGGTTCAGCGCACCAGTATTAATGTAATTGATGCGGCCACCATCGGGGCCCTCGATGGCATGAAATTGGCCTTGAACATTGTTGCCTTACTGATTGCCTTTACGGCCCTGGTTGCCGCCATCAACGGGTTATTGCAAGTGTTGGGGGGCTGGATAAATTTTCCCCAGTTATCCTTGGAGTGGATTTTTTCCTTTGTATTTGCGCCCATTGCCTGGTTAATGGGGGTGCCCTGGCAGGATGTGGGCCAGGTAGGAATTTTACTGGGTAAGAAAACGGTTTTGAATGAATTCTTTGCCTACCTCGATCTCAGTGCGCTGATGAATAATGCTGCTGAGATTGCCGCTGGAGAGGTTGAAGCGGGGACAGTTCCGGTGATTTCCCAGCGATCGCAAATTTTAGCCACCTACGCCCTGTGTGGATTTTCTAGCTTGACGGCCATTGGCATTCAAATTGGCGGCATTGGCGCGATCGCCCCCTCACGGCAACACGATCTGGCCCGTTTAGGCCTCCGAGCCATGATTGGTGGCTCCCTCGCCTGTTTTATGACCGCCTCTATCGCCGGAGTATTACTCTAA
- a CDS encoding LL-diaminopimelate aminotransferase has product MATINEHYLKLKAGYLFPEISRRVHTFLETHADAPLIRLGIGDVTEPLPAACRQAMVAAIEDMSDRDRFKGYGPEQGYSWLREKIAAHDYQSRGCDIDASEIFISDGSKCDTGNILDIFGNENTIAVTDPVYPVYVDTNVMAGHTGPANDLGEYAGLVYLPITANNQFQATLPTQNVDLIYLCFPNNPTGAVATREYLQAWVTYALAHQSIIFFDAAYEAFITDPAIPHSIYEIPGARDCAIEFRSFSKNAGFTGTRCAFTVAPKSLMGMTPTPGHEAVSLWHLWQRRQSTKFNGVSYIVQRGAEAVYTPEGQAQVQGLIRFYLENARLIREELTQAGFAVYGGVNAPYVWLKTPEGLSSWDFFDELLQTCHVVGTPGSGFGAAGEGYFRISAFNSRENVTEAMQRITQCFAS; this is encoded by the coding sequence ATGGCTACAATTAATGAGCATTACCTCAAACTGAAAGCGGGCTATCTCTTTCCAGAAATCTCTCGGCGCGTCCATACCTTTCTGGAAACCCATGCCGATGCTCCCCTGATTCGCTTAGGCATTGGCGATGTCACGGAGCCATTACCGGCAGCATGTCGTCAAGCCATGGTAGCTGCCATTGAAGATATGAGCGATCGCGATCGCTTTAAGGGCTATGGCCCGGAACAGGGTTACAGTTGGCTACGGGAGAAGATTGCTGCCCACGATTACCAATCTCGAGGCTGTGACATTGATGCCAGTGAGATTTTCATTTCCGATGGCTCCAAGTGTGATACGGGCAATATTTTAGATATTTTTGGCAATGAGAATACCATCGCGGTCACGGATCCGGTATATCCCGTCTATGTCGATACCAATGTGATGGCAGGTCACACCGGCCCCGCTAATGATCTCGGCGAGTACGCAGGCTTGGTGTATTTGCCCATTACCGCCAACAATCAATTTCAAGCCACCCTTCCTACTCAAAACGTTGATTTAATTTATCTGTGTTTTCCCAATAATCCCACGGGAGCCGTAGCCACACGGGAGTACTTGCAAGCTTGGGTTACCTATGCCCTTGCCCATCAATCGATTATTTTCTTTGATGCCGCCTACGAAGCCTTTATTACGGATCCGGCCATTCCCCATTCCATCTACGAAATTCCTGGGGCCCGGGACTGTGCGATCGAGTTTCGTTCCTTCTCTAAAAATGCTGGCTTTACGGGAACCCGTTGTGCCTTTACGGTGGCGCCAAAATCCCTCATGGGCATGACGCCAACCCCTGGCCATGAAGCCGTATCCCTATGGCATTTGTGGCAACGGCGACAATCGACCAAATTTAATGGGGTGTCCTACATTGTCCAGCGGGGGGCGGAAGCGGTGTATACCCCGGAAGGCCAAGCCCAGGTGCAAGGGTTGATACGTTTTTACCTGGAAAATGCCCGACTGATCCGCGAAGAACTAACCCAGGCTGGGTTTGCCGTTTATGGTGGTGTGAATGCCCCCTATGTTTGGTTGAAGACCCCTGAAGGCCTCTCTAGCTGGGACTTTTTTGATGAGTTGCTACAAACGTGCCATGTGGTGGGAACCCCTGGTTCAGGGTTTGGTGCCGCCGGTGAGGGTTATTTTCGGATTTCTGCCTTCAACAGTCGGGAGAATGTGACTGAAGCAATGCAGCGGATCACTCAGTGTTTTGCGAGTTAA